From the Martelella mediterranea DSM 17316 genome, one window contains:
- a CDS encoding UDP-glucose--hexose-1-phosphate uridylyltransferase, with product MNTFTDHPHRRYNPLAGEWVLVSPHRSKRPWQGQVEDAEVPDMPAHDPDCYLCAGNTRINGAKNPDYTHTFVFDNDFAALTEDAPAESFRDGLLMAEGESGICRVICFSPRHDLTLARMAVDDIARVVDAWVEQYLELGARPDIGYVQIFENRGAMMGCSNPHPHGQIWASRNLPNAAAKETETQRAYYDQHGTPLLMAYLAQERALGERILFENDGFVVLVPYWAVWPFETMVLPKRHIRSMEEMESDERVQLAEALSKVTIRYDNLFATSFPYSMGFHQRPTDGAAHDEWVMHAHFYPPLLRSATVKKFMVGFELLGTPQRDLTPEQAAARLRGLSDIHYLAG from the coding sequence ATGAACACATTCACCGATCATCCGCATCGTCGCTACAATCCGCTTGCCGGCGAGTGGGTGCTGGTATCGCCGCATCGTTCCAAACGCCCCTGGCAGGGGCAGGTGGAGGACGCCGAGGTGCCGGACATGCCGGCCCATGATCCGGACTGCTATCTCTGTGCCGGCAATACCCGCATCAACGGTGCGAAGAACCCCGATTACACGCACACCTTCGTGTTCGACAACGATTTCGCCGCGCTGACCGAAGATGCGCCCGCCGAGAGCTTCCGCGACGGGCTGTTGATGGCGGAGGGCGAGAGCGGCATCTGCCGGGTGATCTGCTTTTCGCCCCGCCACGACCTGACGCTTGCCCGTATGGCGGTCGATGACATCGCGAGGGTTGTCGATGCCTGGGTCGAGCAATATCTTGAACTCGGCGCGCGGCCGGATATCGGCTATGTCCAGATTTTCGAGAACCGCGGTGCGATGATGGGCTGTTCCAACCCCCATCCGCATGGCCAGATCTGGGCAAGCCGCAACCTGCCGAATGCCGCCGCCAAAGAGACCGAAACCCAGCGCGCCTATTACGATCAGCACGGCACGCCGCTGCTGATGGCCTATCTCGCGCAGGAACGGGCGCTCGGCGAGCGCATCCTGTTTGAAAATGACGGCTTCGTTGTGCTGGTGCCCTATTGGGCGGTGTGGCCGTTCGAGACCATGGTGCTGCCGAAGCGCCATATCCGCTCGATGGAGGAAATGGAGTCCGATGAGCGGGTGCAGCTTGCCGAGGCGCTGTCCAAGGTCACGATCCGCTACGACAATCTGTTCGCAACCTCGTTTCCCTATTCGATGGGCTTTCACCAGCGCCCGACCGATGGCGCGGCCCATGACGAATGGGTGATGCATGCCCATTTCTATCCGCCGCTGTTGCGCTCGGCGACGGTGAAGAAATTCATGGTCGGCTTTGAACTGCTCGGCACGCCGCAGCGCGACCTGACCCCGGAACAGGCGGCCGCCCGCTTGCGCGGCCTGTCCGATATCCATTATCTCGCTGGCTGA
- a CDS encoding galactokinase, with the protein MPTVDVLRARFLDHFDGEPQFFRAPGRVNLIGEHTDYNDGFVMPAALEFEAQAAATVRPDRVIRIHSLNNGKSAEIDLDGAKPEPRGDWTDYAFGVAVMLEASGVRLSGADIVVSSTVPVGAGLSSSAALEVVVGYALLSLAGREVDTVELAKLCQKAENEFVGMRCGIMDQFISCNGVVDHALMIDCRSLASRPVPIDQRARIVVANSMVHHALADGEYNKRRQSCEDGVRLLRPALGEIRALRDVSFEDLEENRDFLPDLTYRRCRHIVTENERVLQAAEALQNSDLDTFGRLMNASHVSMRDDYEISCEEVDRLVDIAQAQKGVYGARMTGGGFGGSVVALVESGAVESFIATVRTAYQDATGHISEIFACAPKNGVGPLTD; encoded by the coding sequence ATGCCTACGGTTGACGTGTTGCGCGCGCGCTTTCTGGACCATTTCGACGGCGAGCCGCAGTTCTTTCGCGCGCCCGGGCGGGTCAATCTGATCGGCGAGCATACTGATTACAATGACGGCTTCGTGATGCCGGCGGCGCTTGAATTTGAGGCGCAGGCCGCGGCGACCGTCCGGCCCGACCGGGTGATCCGCATTCACTCCCTCAACAACGGCAAGTCCGCCGAAATCGACCTCGACGGCGCGAAACCCGAACCGCGCGGCGACTGGACCGATTATGCCTTTGGCGTTGCGGTGATGCTGGAGGCATCGGGGGTGAGGCTCTCGGGCGCCGATATCGTGGTTTCTTCCACGGTGCCGGTCGGCGCGGGGCTCTCGTCCTCGGCGGCGCTCGAGGTGGTGGTCGGCTACGCCCTGCTCTCGCTTGCAGGTCGTGAGGTCGACACGGTCGAGCTTGCGAAGCTGTGCCAGAAGGCGGAAAACGAGTTTGTTGGCATGCGCTGCGGCATCATGGATCAGTTCATCTCCTGCAATGGCGTGGTCGATCACGCGCTGATGATCGATTGCCGCTCGCTTGCGAGCCGGCCCGTTCCGATCGATCAGAGGGCGCGGATCGTGGTCGCCAATTCCATGGTTCACCACGCGCTGGCCGATGGCGAGTACAACAAGCGCCGCCAGTCCTGCGAGGATGGGGTGAGGCTGCTCCGTCCGGCGCTCGGCGAAATCCGGGCGCTCAGGGACGTCAGCTTCGAGGACCTCGAGGAGAACCGCGATTTCCTGCCGGACCTCACCTATCGCCGCTGCCGGCATATCGTCACGGAGAACGAGCGCGTGCTGCAGGCGGCCGAAGCCCTGCAGAATTCCGATCTCGACACGTTCGGACGACTGATGAACGCCTCGCATGTTTCCATGCGCGACGATTACGAAATCTCCTGCGAGGAGGTCGATCGCCTCGTTGATATCGCCCAGGCGCAGAAGGGCGTCTATGGCGCGCGCATGACCGGCGGCGGCTTCGGCGGTTCGGTGGTGGCGCTGGTGGAAAGCGGCGCGGTGGAAAGCTTCATCGCCACTGTCCGCACCGCCTATCAGGATGCCACCGGGCACATATCGGAAATCTTTGCCTGTGCGCCGAAAAATGGCGTCGGGCCCCTTACGGATTGA
- a CDS encoding metal ABC transporter substrate-binding protein, whose amino-acid sequence MIGTSALAADKPKVVTTFTVIADMAENVAGEHAEVVSITKPGAEIHGYAPTPRDILNARGGDIILSNGLNLERWFEKFLQNLGDVPNVVVSDGIDPIDIAGGEYDGKPNPHAWMSSDNAEIYVMNIRDALIEIDPENAEAYTENARAYAEEIAARLQPMRAMLADVPEEKRWLVTSEGAFSYLARDLDLKELYLWPVNADQQGTPQQIRHVIDTMKENDIHVIFSESTVSDKPARQIARETGADYGGVLYVDSLSEPDGPVPTYLDLLSVTTETVAKGLTE is encoded by the coding sequence ATGATCGGAACCTCCGCGCTTGCCGCCGACAAGCCGAAAGTGGTCACCACCTTCACCGTGATCGCCGACATGGCGGAAAACGTCGCGGGCGAGCATGCCGAGGTGGTTTCGATCACCAAGCCGGGCGCTGAAATCCACGGCTATGCCCCGACCCCGCGCGACATTCTGAATGCCCGTGGCGGCGACATCATTCTTTCCAACGGGCTCAATCTCGAACGCTGGTTCGAGAAATTCCTGCAGAATCTGGGCGATGTGCCCAATGTCGTGGTCTCCGACGGCATCGATCCCATCGACATCGCCGGCGGCGAATATGACGGCAAGCCCAACCCCCATGCCTGGATGTCGTCGGACAATGCCGAAATCTATGTAATGAATATCCGCGATGCGCTGATCGAGATCGATCCCGAAAACGCCGAGGCCTACACGGAAAACGCCCGCGCCTATGCCGAGGAGATCGCGGCCCGGCTTCAGCCGATGCGCGCCATGCTGGCCGACGTGCCGGAGGAAAAGCGCTGGCTGGTGACGAGCGAAGGCGCATTTTCCTATCTGGCCCGCGACCTTGATCTGAAGGAACTCTATCTCTGGCCGGTCAACGCCGACCAGCAGGGCACGCCGCAGCAGATCCGGCACGTGATCGACACCATGAAGGAGAACGATATCCACGTGATCTTTTCCGAAAGCACGGTTTCCGACAAACCCGCCCGCCAGATCGCCCGCGAGACCGGGGCGGACTATGGCGGCGTGCTCTATGTCGACAGCCTGAGCGAGCCGGACGGCCCGGTGCCCACCTATCTCGATCTCTTGTCGGTCACCACCGAAACCGTGGCGAAAGGCCTCACCGAATGA